A stretch of the Helicoverpa zea isolate HzStark_Cry1AcR chromosome 29, ilHelZeax1.1, whole genome shotgun sequence genome encodes the following:
- the LOC124644103 gene encoding zinc finger protein 664-like, which produces MASRLLFEEDISENNVKNIEIQQEATNESNNTEATKMINEKMADKKTPNNHDVDHNTVDVSNVIQENSTNNTTADIVEEYNGDKISELPAEQNGITSGSEGVKQKPKKKPSELELLGVDTKTIAEWDAQFDVFGADSQIYRKYKLRKVDQQISYKEPANFPLERCSSPDEPASSNDPSSLTCPTCELTFDSKRALHLHVRHHSSTIREFKCSICSENFKKNADLVAHKVVHSSESFVCERCKLAFSNHCDYLLHNVIHAGTKDIQCPECGLQYGRKNYSIHIKIHFSKKPSCNSEEKLVNKTPSSKFECIECGLTLKHKKGLEYHMIMHTGVKIHQCLYCGRCFSTLSARNVHMRVHTGEKPFSCDICGHKARQQTDIKRHKMTHATEKKVSCEVCSKKFLHKESLVSHMRSHTKKDLYECPVCEHKVTTSGGLRVHMMMKHTKERPVECTFCNKKFINNNQYRKHTRSKKHKRHAYGHMKQLKTD; this is translated from the exons ATGGCCAGCAGATTACTATTCGAAGAAGATATTTCAGAAAACaatgtcaaaaatattgaaatacagCAAGAAGCTACAAATGAAAGTAACAATACTGAAGCTACCAAGATGATAAATGAGaaaatggctgataaaaaaacaccaaataaCCACGATGTTGATCATAATACAGTAGATGTATCAAATGTTATCCAAGAAAATTCAACCAACAATACAACAGCTGACATAGTTGAAGAGTATAATG GGGATAAAATTTCTGAATTACCGGCAGAACAGAATGGTATAACCTCAGGCTCGGAAGGTGTTAAACAAAAGCCTAAGAAGAAACCCTCAGAGTTGGAACTGCTTGGTGTGGACACAAAGACTATTGCAGAGTGGGATGCTCAGTTTGATGTGTTTGGAGCTGATAGTCAAATTTATAGGAAGTATAAGTTGAGGAAAGTGGATCAACA AATATCATACAAGGAGCCTGCCAACTTCCCACTGGAGCGCTGCAGCAGCCCAGATGAACCAGCATCTTCAAATGACCCTTCATCTCTTACGTGCCCCACCTGCGAGCTGACCTTCGACTCCAAACGGGCTCTCCACCTCCATGTGCGTCACCATAGCAGCACCATCAGAGAGTTCAAATGCTCAATATGTTCAGAAAACTTCAAAAAGAATGCAGACTTAGTAGCCCATAAAGTAGTACATAGCTCGGAATCATTTGTCTGTGAACGCTGTAAGCTGGCCTTCTCCAATCACTGTGATTATCTTCTACATAATGTTATACATGCTGGCACTAAGGATATTCAATGTCCTGAGTGCGGACTGCAATATGGCAGAAAAAATTACAGCATTCATATTAAGATACATTTTAGTAAAAAACCCAGCTGTAATTCTGAAGAgaagttagtaaataaaacgCCATCTAGTAAATTTGAGTGCATAGAATGCGGTTTAACGTTGAAACACAAAAAAGGATTAGAGTATCACATGATTATGCACACTGGGGTTAAAATACACCAGTGTTTATATTGTGGGAGGTGTTTTTCTACACTTAGCGCGAGGAATGTTCATATGAGAGTGCATACAGGAGAGAAACCTTTTTCGTGTGATATCTGTGGACACAAAGCTCGTCAACAGACTGACATTAAACGTCATAAAATGACACATGCGACTGAGAAAAAGGTCTCATGTGAAGTGTGTTCGAAAAAGTTTTTGCATAAAGAGTCTTTAGTTAGTCATATGCGTTCTCATACTAAGAAGGATTTGTATGAGTGTCCGGTATGTGAGCACAAGGTGACGACCTCAGGAGGTCTGAGGGTGCATATGATGATGAAACATACGAAGGAGCGACCCGTAGAGTGcactttttgtaacaaaaagtttattaataacaaCCAGTATAGGAAACACACGAGGAGTAAGAAACATAAGAGGCATGCGTACGGACATATGAAACAGTTGAAAACTGATtga